A stretch of the Methanosphaera sp. genome encodes the following:
- a CDS encoding DNA glycosylase, which produces MIENNFSIDSCEYSGDFNLKLTLMTGQTSQVPWTRYDDAYYEVLCVDGCDILVKIKQENVNNTLEVSYFSREYDVDDELVRQKLFYLFDLDYQMDDFYGFLDENPEISQISQFNKGLRIFKAESPFECIISSISSANNSIKRWTKSMQQIRQNHGNYIEYGNRKYHKFPDETTFLKIAEEDLKSYGVGYRSPYMINTTKQILEDDNFHNEIFNMTYPDAYKKLLQLPGVGPKVADCILLYGYDKPQAYPTDVWINRITTHIYFDDAKISNKKIMKFAQEKFGKYAGYVQLYLFNYARNSKLLDKLKK; this is translated from the coding sequence TTGATAGAAAATAATTTTAGTATAGATTCATGTGAATATAGTGGAGATTTTAATTTAAAGTTAACACTCATGACAGGTCAAACATCACAAGTTCCATGGACTAGGTATGATGATGCATATTATGAGGTATTATGTGTAGATGGATGTGACATTTTAGTTAAAATAAAACAAGAGAATGTAAATAATACACTGGAGGTATCATATTTTAGCCGTGAATATGATGTAGATGATGAATTAGTAAGGCAGAAACTATTCTACTTATTTGACTTAGACTACCAGATGGATGATTTCTATGGATTTCTAGATGAAAATCCTGAAATATCACAAATATCACAATTTAACAAGGGACTTAGAATATTTAAGGCAGAAAGTCCATTTGAATGTATAATATCATCAATATCATCAGCAAACAACTCAATAAAAAGATGGACAAAATCAATGCAACAAATACGACAAAATCATGGAAACTACATAGAATATGGAAATAGAAAATACCATAAATTTCCAGATGAGACAACATTCCTAAAAATAGCAGAAGAAGATCTTAAAAGTTATGGAGTAGGATATAGAAGTCCATACATGATAAATACAACAAAACAAATACTAGAAGATGATAATTTTCATAATGAAATATTTAACATGACATATCCTGATGCATATAAAAAACTACTACAACTACCTGGTGTAGGACCTAAAGTTGCAGACTGCATACTACTATATGGATATGATAAACCACAAGCATATCCTACAGATGTATGGATTAATAGAATAACAACACACATCTACTTTGATGATGCGAAAATATCAAATAAAAAGATTATGAAATTTGCACAAGAGAAATTTGGAAAATATGCAGGATATGTACAATTATATCTTTTCAATTATGCACGAAACTCAAAACTACTAGATAAACTTAAAAAATAG
- a CDS encoding peptidylprolyl isomerase, producing MKKAVIKTQKGDITLELFPNEAPGTVANFEKLAKEGFYDGLTFHRVIPDFVIQGGCPRGDGTGGPGYTIKCETENNPHKHTAGALSMAHAGKDTGGSQFFITHSPQPHLDGVHTVFGQVIEGMDVVFAIRAGDVMEKVIITDE from the coding sequence ATGAAAAAAGCTGTTATTAAAACACAAAAAGGTGACATTACATTAGAATTATTCCCTAATGAAGCACCTGGAACTGTAGCAAACTTTGAAAAATTAGCAAAAGAAGGATTTTATGATGGACTTACATTCCACAGAGTTATTCCTGACTTTGTAATCCAAGGTGGATGTCCAAGAGGAGACGGTACAGGTGGACCTGGTTACACAATTAAATGTGAAACAGAAAACAACCCACACAAACACACAGCAGGAGCATTATCAATGGCACATGCTGGTAAAGATACAGGTGGAAGTCAATTCTTTATAACACACAGCCCACAACCACACCTTGACGGAGTTCACACAGTATTTGGACAAGTTATTGAAGGTATGGATGTTGTTTTCGCAATAAGAGCTGGCGATGTTATGGAAAAAGTTATCATAACAGATGAATAA
- a CDS encoding acetylornithine transaminase codes for MNSKEIKDTTNNYVMNTYGRYDLVIDHAHGSVVYDKDGNEYIDTVAGIAVNNIGHTHPKVAEVIKQQAEKMIHVSNLYYTQEQADYARRLVEKSPHDKVFFANSGAEANEAAIKLARKYTHKGEIISMIDSFHGRTLTTITATGQPKYQKGFEPLPAGFKHVEYNNIKQVEDAITDQTAAVLVEPIQGESGVRVPDEDYLPKLRQLCDEKGILLIFDEVQTGFGRTGKFFASEITGVVPDITTSAKAIAGGIPMGAMLASDKVASAFKPGDHASTFGGTALACSVASCVLDIFEEEELVKKSHENGIYFREKLNALKEKHSCIKDVRGHGLMNGVEVDADCSEFVAEAQKRGVLINVANGNVIRLVPPLNITREQLDKVVDVIDEILP; via the coding sequence TTGAATTCTAAAGAAATAAAAGACACAACAAATAACTATGTAATGAACACATATGGACGTTATGACCTAGTTATTGATCATGCACATGGAAGTGTAGTGTATGATAAAGATGGAAATGAATACATAGACACTGTAGCTGGTATAGCTGTTAACAACATTGGACACACACACCCAAAAGTAGCAGAAGTAATTAAACAACAAGCAGAAAAAATGATACATGTTTCAAACCTCTACTACACACAAGAACAGGCAGACTATGCAAGACGATTAGTTGAAAAATCACCACATGACAAAGTATTTTTTGCAAACAGTGGAGCAGAAGCAAATGAAGCTGCAATAAAACTTGCACGTAAATACACACATAAAGGTGAAATTATATCAATGATTGATTCCTTCCACGGAAGAACACTTACAACAATCACAGCAACAGGACAGCCTAAATACCAGAAAGGATTCGAACCATTACCAGCAGGATTTAAACACGTAGAATATAACAACATAAAACAAGTAGAAGATGCAATAACAGATCAAACAGCAGCAGTGCTTGTAGAACCAATCCAGGGAGAAAGTGGTGTACGTGTACCTGATGAAGATTATCTTCCAAAACTAAGACAATTATGTGATGAAAAAGGAATACTTCTCATATTTGATGAAGTACAAACAGGATTTGGACGTACAGGTAAATTCTTTGCATCAGAAATTACAGGTGTAGTACCTGATATTACAACATCAGCAAAAGCAATAGCAGGTGGAATTCCAATGGGAGCAATGCTTGCAAGTGATAAAGTAGCATCAGCATTTAAACCTGGAGATCATGCATCAACATTTGGTGGAACAGCACTAGCATGTAGCGTTGCATCATGTGTACTTGACATCTTTGAAGAAGAAGAACTTGTTAAAAAATCACATGAAAATGGTATTTACTTCAGAGAAAAACTCAATGCATTAAAAGAAAAACATTCATGCATCAAAGATGTACGTGGACACGGTCTAATGAATGGTGTAGAAGTAGATGCAGACTGTTCTGAATTTGTAGCAGAAGCACAAAAAAGAGGAGTTTTAATCAATGTTGCAAATGGTAATGTAATAAGATTAGTACCACCTCTTAACATTACAAGAGAACAACTTGATAAAGTTGTAGATGTAATTGATGAAATACTACCATAA
- a CDS encoding PH domain-containing protein encodes MGLFNKMMGYADTGGDVSIVEEYLAPGEEVIQSFHFLRDCVILTNYGIYTVDVQGVSGKKVEVKFFPKDAIQTISFETAGTLDFDVDIKIGVTNNPIVLANGGSMNVPISFKVPREQTEEAKTIVHLVKEHYLL; translated from the coding sequence ATGGGACTATTTAATAAAATGATGGGATATGCAGATACTGGTGGAGATGTTTCAATTGTGGAAGAATATCTTGCTCCAGGTGAAGAAGTTATCCAATCGTTCCATTTTTTAAGAGATTGTGTCATCTTAACTAATTATGGAATATACACAGTAGATGTACAAGGTGTTAGTGGTAAAAAGGTAGAAGTTAAATTTTTCCCTAAAGATGCTATTCAAACTATTTCCTTTGAAACTGCAGGTACTCTGGATTTTGATGTAGATATTAAAATTGGTGTAACTAACAATCCAATTGTATTGGCTAATGGAGGTTCTATGAACGTACCAATTTCATTTAAAGTTCCAAGAGAACAGACAGAAGAGGCAAAAACAATAGTACATTTAGTAAAAGAGCACTACTTACTATGA
- a CDS encoding molybdopterin-dependent oxidoreductase, with protein sequence MIKKTVEVNKSINEVSNRLKSMSNDKVTVICSGNNSNEEIEAIKEFAKANNYNLALYTDNFTNYDGEVATYDDVDNASFIFIIGEIFDNPLVARRVIHAHRKGTEICAIGDLENCVTKTLSDYTCVESISEYLDNFNLDQLDENSVILFNKIESPDDFEKIKTIAGKYNSKILPVFSKSNSKGALEFVEAKSKEEMIDLITNSGLLLIFNDDILTEFNLSPNDVTTMISISPVINDTVEASEVVVPTANWLECEGSFTNAMGTTKYINPVIEAADDILTGIEIINQIQEELK encoded by the coding sequence TTGATAAAAAAAACTGTAGAAGTAAATAAATCAATTAATGAAGTTTCAAACAGACTCAAATCAATGAGTAATGATAAAGTAACTGTAATATGTTCTGGAAACAATAGCAACGAAGAAATTGAAGCTATTAAAGAGTTTGCTAAAGCAAACAATTACAACTTAGCACTATATACAGATAATTTTACTAATTATGATGGTGAAGTTGCAACGTATGATGATGTTGATAATGCATCTTTTATTTTTATTATAGGGGAAATATTTGACAATCCTTTAGTAGCTAGGAGAGTTATCCATGCACATAGAAAAGGAACTGAGATTTGTGCAATTGGAGACTTAGAAAACTGTGTGACAAAAACACTCTCTGATTATACTTGTGTCGAATCAATTTCTGAGTATTTAGATAATTTTAATCTAGATCAATTAGATGAAAATTCAGTTATTCTTTTCAATAAAATCGAATCCCCTGATGATTTTGAAAAGATTAAAACAATAGCTGGAAAATATAATTCTAAAATACTGCCCGTATTTAGTAAAAGTAACTCTAAAGGAGCATTAGAATTTGTTGAAGCTAAATCAAAAGAAGAAATGATTGATTTAATTACAAATAGTGGATTGTTATTAATTTTTAACGATGATATATTAACTGAATTTAATTTATCTCCAAACGATGTAACTACCATGATAAGTATTTCACCAGTCATAAATGATACAGTTGAAGCATCAGAAGTAGTCGTTCCAACGGCTAACTGGCTTGAATGTGAAGGTAGCTTTACAAATGCAATGGGAACAACTAAATATATTAATCCAGTAATTGAAGCTGCTGATGATATTTTAACAGGAATTGAAATAATTAATCAAATACAAGAGGAGTTAAAATGA
- a CDS encoding Coenzyme F420 hydrogenase/dehydrogenase, beta subunit C-terminal domain: MKYILAKSKDSQIHKAGECGGAVTSIFKYLLENNLVDAVLALKPGDDVYDGVPTLVTDPEDLINTAGSYHCAPTLAGDLIRAYLSDMKIALTAKACDMRSIDELIKRHKINPDNIITIGLNCGGTVSPISGRKMIELFYEIDPDDVVSEEIDKGEFIVELADGTEKGVKIHHLEKEGFGRRENCQRCDVKIPRGANIACGNWGAEEGWTFIEINDELGEKIVDGAISTGFIETKDTAEPAIKARSKVENIMIKMAKKSQKANYEKVGGCDIWQQCIACFACRDICPICWCSDRCEMKKDYFAKDVELPISPLIYHGSRISHIGLSCVNCGQCDDVCPSDIPISLVFDKVQKKYAKRTGYKAGVSDVVKPPLYSSEKSEL, from the coding sequence ATGAAATATATATTAGCAAAATCTAAAGATTCACAAATACATAAAGCTGGAGAATGTGGTGGAGCTGTAACTAGTATTTTCAAATACTTATTAGAAAACAACCTTGTTGATGCTGTTTTAGCTCTTAAACCTGGAGATGATGTTTATGATGGAGTTCCTACACTTGTAACAGACCCTGAAGATTTAATTAATACGGCAGGATCTTACCACTGTGCACCAACATTAGCTGGTGATTTAATAAGAGCTTATCTTTCTGATATGAAAATTGCATTAACTGCAAAAGCTTGTGATATGAGATCGATTGATGAACTTATAAAAAGACATAAAATTAATCCAGACAACATTATTACAATCGGTTTAAACTGTGGAGGTACTGTTTCTCCGATAAGTGGAAGAAAGATGATTGAATTATTCTATGAAATTGATCCTGATGATGTTGTAAGTGAAGAAATAGATAAAGGAGAATTCATTGTTGAATTGGCTGACGGTACTGAAAAAGGTGTTAAAATACATCACTTAGAAAAAGAAGGTTTTGGTCGTCGTGAAAACTGTCAAAGATGTGATGTAAAAATACCTCGTGGTGCAAATATTGCTTGTGGTAACTGGGGAGCAGAAGAAGGATGGACTTTTATTGAAATTAACGATGAATTAGGTGAAAAAATCGTTGATGGTGCAATAAGTACTGGTTTTATTGAAACTAAAGATACAGCAGAACCTGCAATTAAAGCCAGATCAAAAGTTGAAAATATTATGATTAAAATGGCTAAGAAAAGCCAAAAAGCTAACTATGAAAAAGTTGGTGGATGTGATATATGGCAGCAGTGTATAGCCTGCTTTGCATGTAGGGATATTTGTCCAATATGTTGGTGTTCTGATAGATGTGAAATGAAGAAAGATTACTTTGCAAAAGATGTTGAACTACCTATTAGTCCGCTTATCTACCATGGAAGTAGAATTTCTCATATTGGGCTTAGTTGTGTAAACTGTGGTCAGTGTGATGATGTATGTCCAAGTGATATTCCAATATCTTTAGTCTTTGATAAAGTACAAAAGAAATATGCTAAAAGAACAGGTTATAAAGCTGGTGTTAGCGATGTTGTTAAACCTCCTTTATACTCTTCAGAAAAAAGCGAACTATAA